The following proteins are encoded in a genomic region of Takifugu flavidus isolate HTHZ2018 chromosome 3, ASM371156v2, whole genome shotgun sequence:
- the LOC130523318 gene encoding protein unc-80 homolog isoform X7, producing MVKRKSLDENEPECGKGIPFPIQTFLWRQTSAFLRPKLGKQYEASCVSFERVLVENKLHGLSPELSEAIQSISRWELVQAALPHVLHCTSILLSNRNKLGHQDKLGVAETKLLHTLHWMLLEAAHECNHEPSLGHGWSAGGSSSSSAFLQPVGNQGSSPGAPLGSCAGSSALGGSGPQHGSSLLEEDENARAKLFNKSMATVELFVFLFAPLIHRIKESDLNFRLASGLVIWQPMWEHRQPDIPAFTLLIKPIRNIVTAKRNSPVNNQCSPGGSANPGPMSQGFQVVCEAARSDSSSSPASAEQSCRRGNSVEKGGPSQQPPPVKGPSKKKTSAPAGLPASLAQRARYATYFDVAVLRCLLQTHWTEEGVHWALMYYLQRLRQILEERPERVAEPLAAPLPRPRSSSMVAAAPSLVNTQKTQDMSLKCNEEEKSLSTETFAKVSLTNLRRQAVPDLASDLGMNIFKKFKNRREDRERKGSIPFHHTGKKRQRRMGMPFLLHEDQLDVSPTRSTFSFGSFSGLGDDRRALDRGGWQATFMGKFTRRGSTDTAADADSLNAKHSHSHHSLLRDMPDHSNSHSDNAVKEVRSQISTITMAAFNTTVASFNVGYADFFTEHMKRLCNPVAVPEMPVEPLACANLPRSFTDSCINYSFLEEGENIEGTNNFVLKNGMLDLTAVLRALYAVLSHDISSRICDVTLNIIDCLLQLGVVPGMGKKLSKAENKENQEARAKDAAGQGLGGGAQGGGAVPGAGGGGDGGSGGGGGGGGGSGGGSGQGSKDDVKNNKDNDKKEEGSSFSTHRLALTMLIKIVKSLGCAYGCGEGHRGLSGDRLRMQAQNCLTSLYKLDRVQFRQTMREYVNKDSLNNIVDFLHALLGFCMEPITDKYGSAGERSRRAKKRNIDKAGFGNNFTTGDNKSVAQNMEAVVVGCMFKSLITRCASTTHELHSPENLGLYCDIRQLVQFIKEAHGNVFRRVALSALLDSAEKITTAKKTDEKEEAKQSGGRSDEQIPGALLGRKDFWRKMFKSQSAASDTSSQSEQDTSECTTAHSGTTTDRRSRSRSRRISLRKKLKLPIACRGTARAPLTLSVLRNWLKRSSLSGLTDGVEDLLDISSVDRLSFIRQSSKVKFTSAVKLSEGGAVGVEYTRDEEENFFKRLGKWRSGRRNPSKLHHTEEKDGPHGFQEHLAASQEAMKNKNVVNLGAIRQGMKRFQFLLNCCEPGTIPDASILAAALDLEAPVVARASLFLECARFVHRCNRGNWPEWMKGHHVNITKRGLSRGRSPIVGNKRNQKLQWNAAKHFCQWGDAIGTRLSELCHSDSESPANILGYIFDEETKRRMRKEDEEEDYLDDNTVNPTKCGCPFALKMAACQLLLEITTFQRETFPCLPRPRTEPLVDLDSCRLRLDPELGRHRYERKISFAGILDDEDGHDSLNSSSHTLKSDTTCDEKKGQEAQDDLSPLPSSPAPIRKIRIGGSRLLQIKGARSFRVKKGGSLSSIRRAGSLKSTKLSRQDSESENEEGLLSQTHSRDTVTDIGSPFSTSEPSIEPEGQSSGGTEDNYHRNMSWLHIMILLCNQQSFICTHIDFCHPRCYQHHSRSCARLVRAIKLVYGETVDSLREDSAISGHIMARAKKNKESSDKSCLRTPSMKRRPTDPNTEGKKDTGMLKYIRNQVMSLSPAPLSLLIKAAPILTDDMYGDIQPAAWELLLSVDEHMAAAAAAMFLLCAVKVPDAVTEMMMAELHHQEACQRINSILKFYTLWRFRYEVWPRMEEGAQQIFKIPPPSINFTLPSPILGMPCVPIFDPPWVPLNTGSVQDPINEDQSKSFSARAVSRSHQRAEHILKNLQQEEEKRRLGREASIITAIPVVQEACYEPTCSPPPEQEEEEEVVNLTSRRLSVSPSCASSNSHRNYSFRRGSVWSVRSLASAEDEENTTEHTPTHHMLQPPQSVFPACICAAVLPIVHLMEDGEVREDGVAVSAVAKQILWNCLIEDPALVLRHFLEKLTVSNRQDELMYMLRKLLLNIGDLPAQTSHILFNYLVGLIMYFVRTPCEWGMDAISATLTFLWEVVGYVEGLFFKDLKQTMKKEQCEVKLLVTASMPGTKTLVVHGQNECDIPTQLPVHEDTQFEALLKECLEFFNIPEARSAHYFLMDKRWNLIHYNKTYVRDIYPFRRSVSPQLNLVHMLPEKGQELIQKQVFSRKLEEVGRVLFLISLTQHMPNVHKQSHVSLLQEDLLRLPSFPRTAIDAEFSLFNEPQGKELFGLDTLHKVLWIKLLEEMFVGMPSEYPWGDEMMLFLNVFNGALLLHPEDSSLLRQYTATAINTAIHFNHLFSLSGYQWILPTMLQVYADYESNPLLRQGIAFCCRQFYILHRKPFILQLFASVAPLLEFTTNTSTGLSKGVSAQCLFDLLVSLEGESQDALDALELVKAEKPLRSLDFCYGNEDLAFSISEAIKLCVTVVAYAPESFRSLQMLMVLEALVPCFLQKLKSNTVTMESASAARDEIAAIAALATSLQALLYSSETLTRPMTAPQMSRCDQGHKGGTAANHAMSGGVNTRDNLHLLEEGQGMPREELDERIAREEFRRPRESLLNICTEFYKHCGPRLKILQNVAGEPRVTALELLDIKSHMRLAEIAHALLKLAPYDTLTMESRGLRRYIMEMLPITDWSSEAVRPALILILKRLDRMFNKIHKMPTLRCARPQALCTRRQVEWEAASSLIEGICLTLQRQPIISFLPHLRSLINVCVNLVMGVVGPSSVADGLPLLHLSPYLSPPLPFSTAVVRLVALQIQALKEDFPLSHVISPFTNQERREGMLLNLLIPFVLTVGSGSKDSPHLEPPEIFLLLQTVINILLPPRIISTSRTKNFMLDASPAHCSTPGDTGKDLRREGLAESTGQAAYLALKVVLVCFERALGNQWYRLSLQVKEMALRKVGGLAFWDFIDFIVRTRIPIFVLLRPFIQCKLLTQPADSQEEITARHHIADQLERRFIPRPLCKSSLFAEFNNELKILKEAVHSGSAYQGKTSISTVGTSTSAYRLSLATMSRSNTGTGTVWEQDSQPSRQPSQDTLSRTDEDDEENDSVSIPSVVSEHDAFLPQVITQRRFSSHATGSVAPQPEAHRTTMLPSHSEPNVLDESQGLLQEGNLSRVASVQSEPGQQNLLIQPPLGRKRGLRQLRRPLLSIPKNEPRGRSGARLSTTRRSIQPKNKPLETLLDCEAHGDQKRSVTFTESPGQQPPTPSSAEPPAEGSKASPAFSKSPTLEVPSASSATVTADLHTPAISQVIPTISSKEKREQWGLRSSLSPPPSISRPSTPTPPSRTCSPLPLSRTCSPLPLSRTCSPLVLSRTSSPLPPPLPVLGTAPAPGPPPAPPLPPPVPFLPPPQPGRRGSGRAPETKRRRRFCLAAPTCCI from the exons ATGGTGAAGAGGAAAAGCCTGGACGAGAACGAGCCGGAGTGCGGGAAAGGAATCCCGTTCCCCATCCAGACCTTCCTGTGGCGGCAGACCAG tgcATTTCTGCGTCCGAAGTTGGGGAAACAGTATGAGGCGTCCTGTGTG TCCTTTGAGCGAGTGCTGGTGGAGAACAAGCTCCACGGGCTGTCGCCGGAGCTGTCGGAGGCCATCCAGAGCATCTCCCGCTGGGAACTGGTCCAAGCGGCCCTGCCCCATGTCCTCCACTGCACCTCCATCCTGCTGTCGAACAGGAACAAACTGG GGCACCAGGACAAGCTGGGCGTGGCTGAGACCAAGCTGCTCCACACGCTGCACTGGATGCTGCTGGAGGCGGCGCACGAGTGCAACCACGAGCCCAGCCTGGGCCACGGCTGGTCCgcggggggcagcagcagcagcagcgccttCCTCCAGCCTGTGGGGAACCAGGGCTCATCCCCAGGGGCTCCTCTGGGTTCCTGCGCCGGCTCTTCCGCCCTGGGGGGGTCGGGCCCGCAGCACGGCAGCTCCCTgttggaggaggatgagaacgCTCGAGCTAAACTGTTCAACAAGAGCATGGCGACGGTGGAGCTGTTCGTTTTCCTCTTCGCGCCGCTCATTCACCGAATAAAG gagtcAGATCTGAACTTCCGTCTGGCCAGCGGTTTAGTGATATGGCAGCCCATGTGGGAGCACCGCCAGCCCGACATCCCCGCCTTCACCTTGCTCATCAAACCCATCAGAAACATTGTGACag CAAAGAGGAACTCCCCAGTGAACAACCAGTGCAGCCCCGGTGGGTCCGCTAACCCAGGTCCCATG TCTCAGGGCTTCCAGGTGGTCTGCGAAGCGGCCCGGTCCGActcgtcctcctcccccgcctccgCAGAGCAGAGCTGTCGCCGCGGTAACTCGGTGGAGAAAGGCGGCCCCTCCCAACAACCCCCGCCGGTCAAAGGCCCTTCCAAGAAAAA GACATCAGCCCCTGCAGGTCTGCCAGCATCTCTGGCCCAGCGAGCGCGCTACGCCACGTACTTTGACGTGGCCGTCTTGCGTTGCCTGCTCCAAACGCACTGGACAGAGGAGGGCGTTCACTGGGCCTTGATGTACTACCTGCAGCGACTGAGGCAGATCCTGGAGGAGAGGCCCGAGCGTGTCGCCGAGCCTTTGGCGGCGCCGCTGCCCCGGCCTCGCAGCAGCTCCATGGTGGCCGCCGCGCCTTCCCTCGTCAACACTCAAAAGACTCAG GACATGAGTCTGAAGTGCAACGAGGAGGAAAAGTCTCTCAGCACAGAGACCTTTGCAAAGGTTTCCCTGACCAACCTCCGTCGACAGGCCGTCCCTGACCTCGCCTCTGACCTGGGCATGAATATCTTCAAAAAG TTTAAGAACCGGCGTGAGGACCGTGAGAGGAAAGGTTCCATCCCCTTCCACCACACGGGGAAAAAACGACAGCGGCGCATGGGGATGCCGTTCCTGCTCCACGAGGACCAGCTGGATGTCTCACCGACGCGTAGCACCTTCTCCTTTGGAAGCTTCTCCGGCCTGGGCGATGACCGACGTGCTCTGGACCGCGGGGGCTGGCAGGCCACCTTCATGG GCAAGTTCACGCGGCGAGGCAGCACGGACACGGCTGCGGACGCCGACAGCCTGAACGCCAAGCACTCCCACTCGCACCACTCCCTGCTGAGAGACATGCCCGACCACTCCAACAGCCATAGCGACAACGCCGTCAAAGAGG TTCGGTCTCAGATCTCTACCATCACCATGGCAGCCTTTAACACCACAGTGGCGTCCTTCAATGTCGGCTACGCTGATTTCTTCACTGAACACATGAAGAGGCTGTGCAACCCCGTCGCCGTGCCGGAGATGCCGGTGGAGCCGCTGGCGTGCGCCAACTTGCCGCGCAGCTTCACCGACTCCTGCATCAACTACTCCTTCTTGGAGGAAGGGGAGAACATCGAGGGCACCAACAACTTTGTCCTGAAGAATGGAATGCTGGATCTGACA GCTGTGCTGCGCGCTCTCTACGCCGTCCTGAGCCACGACATCAGTTCGAGGATCTGCGACGTCACCCTCAACATCATCGActgcctcctgcagctgggCGTGGTGCCTGGGATGGGCAAGAAACTGTCCAAAGCTGAAAACAAGGAGAACCAGGAGGCGCGGGCCAAAGATGCGGCTGGTCAGGGACtaggaggaggagcccagggAGGTGGGGCTGTCCCAGGagcaggtggtggaggagatggaggcagcggtggtggtggtggaggaggtggtgggagtGGTGGAGGGAGTGGGCAGGGAAGCAAAGATGATGTGAAGAATAACAAGGATAATGACAAAAAG GAAGAGGGTTCCAGCTTCAGCACCCACCGTCTGGCTCTGACTATGCTGATAAAGATAGTAAAGTCGCTTGGATGCGCCTACGGCTGTGGCGAGGGACACCGCGGCCTCTCCGGAGACCGCCTCAGGATGCAG GCTCAGAACTGCTTGACCAGCCTGTACAAACTGGACAGGGTGCAGTTTCGCCAGACGATGCGCGAGTATGTCAACAAAGACTCCCTCAATAACATAGTGGACTTCCTGCATGCACTGCTGGGCTTCTGTATGGAGCCCATCACCGACA AGTACGGCAGTGCAGGTGAGAGGTCCAGGAGGgcgaaaaaaagaaacatcg ACAAGGCGGGCTTTGGGAACAACTTCACCACGGGGGACAACAAGTCCGTGGCACAGAATATggaggcggtggtggtgggATGCATGTTCAAGTCCCTCATCACCCGCTGTGCCTCCACCACGCACGAGCTGCACAGTCCGGAGAACCTG GGTCTATACTGCGACATCCGCCAGCTGGTGCAGTTCATCAAGGAGGCTCATGGCAATGTGTTCCGCAGGGTGGCGCTGAGTGCGCTCCTGGACAGTGCTGAGAAAATCACCACCGCCAAAAAAACGGACGAGAAGGAGGAAGCTAAACAATCCGGAGGCAGGAG CGATGAACAGATCCCAGGCGCTCTGCTGGGCAGGAAGGATTTCTGGAGGAAGATGTTCAAGTCTCAGAGCGCCGCGAGTGAcaccagcagccagtcagagcAAGACACCTCAGAGTGCACCACCGCCCACTCCGGCACCACCACCGACCGGCGCTCTCGATCCAGATCCCGCCGCATTTCCCTGCGTAAAAAACTCAAGCTGCCGATAG CATGCCGTGGGACCGCTCGCGCACcactcactctctctgtctTAC GAAACTGGCTGAAGCGGTCGTCTCTGTCGGGATTAACTGATGGCGTGGAAGACTTGCTGGATATCAGTTCAGTGGATCGTCTCTCCTTCATACggcagagttcaaag GTGAAGTTCACCAGTGCGGTAAAGCTGTCAGAAGGTGGCGCTGTGGGAGTAGAGTACACTCGGGACGAGGAGGAGAATTTCTTCAAGCGGCTCGGTAAATGGAGGTCTGGCAGGAGGAATCCATCCAAGCTTCACCACACAGAAGAGAAAGATG GACCTCACGGTTTCCAGGAGCATCTTGCAGCCAGTCAGGAGGCCATGAAGAATAAGAACGTGGTGAATTTGGGAGCCATCCGCCAGGGAATGAAGCGCTTCCAGTTCCTGCTGAACTGCTGCGAGCCGGGAACGATTCCCGATGCCTCCATCCTCGCCGCTGCTCTGGACCTG GAAGCACCGGTTGTGGCCCGAGCCTCCCTCTTCCTGGAATGTGCTCGTTTTGTCCACCGCTGTAACCGGGGCAACTGGCCTGAATGGATGAAGGGCCACCATGTAAATATCACCAAGAGGGGGTTGTCCAGGGGCCGATCTCCAATAGTGGGCAACAAGAGAAACCAGAAACTCCAGTGGAATGCAGCCAAACATTTTTGCCAGTGGGGAGAT GCCATCGGCACCAGGCTCAGCGAGCTCTGTCACTCTGACAGCGAGAGTCCTGCCAACATCCTGGGCTACATCTTTGACGAAGAGACCAAACGGAGAATGagaaaagaggatgaggaggaggactaTTTGGATGACA ACACCGTCAATCCCACAAAATGCGGCTGCCCCTTTGCGTTGAAGATGGCCGCCTGTCAGCTGCTTTTGGAAATCACCACTTTCCAGCGCGAGACCTTTCCCTGCTTACCACGGCCACGAACGGAGCCCCTTGTG GACCTGGACAGCTGCCGCCTGCGCCTGGATCCGGAGCTCGGGCGTCACCGCTACGAGAGGAAGATCAGCTTCGCGGGCATCCTGGATGATGAAGACGGGCACGATTCgctcaacagcagcagccacacgCTGAAGTCCGACACCACctgtgatgaaaagaaagggcAGGAAGCCCAAG ACGATCTCTCCCCGCTGCCGTCTTCTCCAGCGCCCATCCGAAAGATCCGCATCGGAGGCTCCCGCCTGCTCCAAATCAAAGGGGCTCGCAGCTTCCGTGTGAAGAAAGGAGGCTCCCTGTCATCCATCCGGAGGGCCGGAAGCCTCAAGAGCACCAAACTGTCCCGGCAAGACTCCGAGTCAGAGAATGAAGAAGGGCTGCTGTCACAGACGCACAGCCGGGACACCGTGACCGACATAG GCAGCCCATTCAGCACCAGTGAACCCAGCATCGAACCTGAGGGCCAGAGCTCAGGAGGCACCGAGGACAACTACCACCGCAACATGTCTTGGCTCCAC ATCATGATCCTGCTGTGCAACCAGCAGAGTTTCATCTGCACCCACATCGACTTCTGCCACCCGCGCTGTTACCAGCACCACAGCCGCTCCTGCGCTCGCCTGGTTCGGGCCATCAAACTTGTATACGGCGAGACGGTAGACAGTCTGAGAGAGGACAGCGCCATCTCTGGCCACATCATGGCACGTGCAAAGAAGAATAAGGAA TCTTCGGACAAGTCCTGCTTGAGGACCCCATCCATGAAGAGAAGACCCACTGACCCTAACACTGAAGGGAAGAAGGATACCGGCATGCTCAAGTATATCCGGAACCAG GTGATGAGTCTGTCGCcggctcctctctccctgctgATCAAGGCAGCTCCCATCCTGACTGACGACATGTACGGAGACATCCAGCCGGCGGCGTGGGAGCTCCTGCTCAGCGTGGACGAGCAtatggcagctgctgctg CTGCCATGTTCCTCCTGTGCGCAGTCAAAGTCCCCGACGCCGTCACCGAAATGATGATGGCGGAGTTGCATCACCAGGAGGCATGTCAGCGCATCAACTCCATCCTGAAGTTTTACACGCTGTGGCGTTTCCGCTACGAGGTCTGGCCTCGCATGGAGGAGGGAGCCCAGCAGATCTTTAAG ATACCTCCACCCAGCATCAACTTCACTCTTCCCTCGCCAATCCTGGGAATGCCCTGTGTTCCCATTTTCGACCCCCCCTGGGTGCCTCTGAACACCGGGAGCGTTCAGGACCCAATCAACGAAGACCAGTCT AAATCTTTCTCGGCGCGGGCCGTGTCGCGTTCCCACCAGCGGGCCGAGCACATCCTcaagaacctgcagcaggaggaggagaagcggcGGCTGGGCCGCGAGGCTAGCATCATCACCGCTATCCCTGTAGTTCAGGAGGCTTGCTACGAGCCCACTTGTAGCCCCCCTCCTGAGCAAGAGGAAGAAG AAGAAGTGGTGAACCTGACATCCCGCCGTCTGTCCGTCAGTCCCTCCTGTGCCTCCAGCAACTCCCATAGGAACTACTCCTTCCGTCGAGGTTCCGTGTGGTCCGTCCGCTCTCTGGCTAGTGCTGAAG ATGaagagaacacaacagaacacacacccacacaccacatgTTACAGCCGCCCCAGTCTgtgttcccagcatgcatctgtgctgcagtgctgcCAATAGTGCACCTCATGGAGGATGGGGAGGTTCGAGAAGATGGAGTGGCTG TAAGCGCTGTGGCCAAACAAATCCTCTGGAACTGCCTGATTGAAGATCCGGCACTGGTTCTTCGCCACTTTTTAGAAAAGCTAACCGTGAGCAACCGACAG GATGAGCTCATGTACATGctgaggaagctgctgctcaacatCGGCGATCTGCCAGCTCAGACCTCTCACATCCTCTTCAACTACCTG GTTGGCCTGATCATGTATTTTGTGCGGACTCCGTGCGAGTGGGGGATGGACGCCATCTCAGCCACGCTAACCTTCCTGTGGGAGGTTGTGGGCTATGTGGAGGGACTGTTCTTCAAGGACCTCAAGCAGACCATGAAGAAGGAGCAGTGTGAGGTCAAACTGCTGGTCACCGCATCCATGCCGG GCACGAAAACACTGGTTGTTCACGGGCAGAATGAATGTGACATCCCGACACAGCTTCCAGTCCACGAAGACACCCAGTTTGAGGCTTTGCTCAAG GAGTGTTTGGAGTTCTTTAACATACCTGAGGCCAGATCAGCTCACTACTTCCTCATGGACAAACGGTGGAACCTGATCCATTACAATAAG ACGTATGTCAGAGACATCTACCCCTTCCGGAGGTCAGTCTCTCCTCAGCTCAATCTGGTCCACATGCTGCCTGAGAAAGGACAAGAACTGATCCAGAAACAG GTGTTTTCCCGTAAACTGGAGGAGGTTGGCCGGGTGCTCTTCCTTATCTCCCTTACTCAGCACATGCCCAATGTGCACAAGCAATCCCACGTCTCCCTACTGCAGGAAGACCTCCTGCGCCTGCCGTCCTTCCCCCGCACCGCCATCGATGCAGAGTTCTCGCTCTTCAATGAGCCGCAAG GCAAGGAGCTGTTTGGTTTGGACACCCTCCACAAGGTGCTGTGGATCAAGCTCCTGGAAGAGATGTTTGTGGGGATGCCCAGCGAGTACCCGTGGGGCGACGAGATGATGCTGTTCCTGAACGTGTTCAACggggcgctgctgctgcacccgGAGGACAGCTCTCTGCTCAGGCAGTACACGGCCACCGCCATCAACACGGCCATTCACTTCAATCACCTCTTCTCTCTGAGCGGCTACCAGTGGATCCTGCCCACGATGctgcag GTCTATGCTGACTATGAGAGCAACCCCCTGCTGAGACAGGGCATCGCGTTTTGCTGCCGGCAGTTCTACATCCTTCACCGCAAACCCTTCATCCTGCAACTGTTTGCCAGCGTGGCTCCTCTGCTGGAGTTTACT ACCAACACCAGCACCGGTCTGTCGAAAGGAGTGTCGGCTCAGTGTCTCTTTGACCTGCTGGTTTCTCTGGAGGGTGAGAGCCAGGACGCTCTGGACGCACTCGAACTCGTGAAAGCTGAGAAACCACTGCGCTCCCTGG ACTTCTGTTACGGCAACGAGGACCTGGCCTTCTCAATCAGCGAGGCCATCAAATTGTGCGTCACTGTGGTCGCCTACGCACCTGAATCCTTCAGGAG CCTTCAGATGCTAATGGTGCTCGAGGCCTTGGTGCCCTGCTTCCTTCAGAAGCTGAAGAGCAACACAGTCACGATGGAATCGGCATCGGCTGCCAGGGACGAGATCGCAGCCATCGCTGCTCTGGCCACATCGCTGCAGGCGCTCCTCTACAGCTCTGAGACCCTGACAAG GCCAATGACTGCACCCCAGATGTCCCGCTGTGATCAGGGCCACAAAGGAGGCACCGCAGCTAATCACGCCATGTCTGGAGGGGTCAACACCAG GGATAACCTCCATCTGCTGGAAGAGGGCCAGGGGATGCCGAGGGAGGAGCTGGACGAGCGCATAGCCAGGGAAGAGTTCCGCCGCCCCCGGGAGTCCCTCCTGAACATCTGCACAGAATTCTATAAGCACTGCGGACCGCGGCTCAAAATCCTGCAGAACGTCGCCGGTGAGCCGCGAGTCACAGCACTCGAGCTGCTGGACATCAAGTCGCACATGAG GCTGGCGGAGATTGCCCACGCCCTGCTGAAGCTCGCTCCCTACGACACGCTGACCATGGAGAGCCGAGGGCTGCGCCGGTACATCATGGAGATGCTGCCGATCACCGACTGGTCGTCGGAGGCCGTGCGGCCCgccctcatcctcatcctcaagAGGCTGGACCGCATGTTCAACAAGATTCACAAAATGCCAACGCTCAGGTGCGCTCGCCCACAGGCATTATGCACCAG GAGACAGGTAGAGTGGGAGGCGGCCAGCAGCCTGATCGAGGGAATCTGCCTAACGCTCCAGCGGCAGCCGATCATTTCCTTCCTCCCACACCTGCGCTCGCTCATCAACGTCTGTGTCAACCTG GTCATGGGTGTGGTCGGTCCATCTAGTGTAGCCGATGGGCTCCCCCTTCTCCACCTGAGCCCGTACCTCTCCCCCCCACTGCCCTTCAGCACGGCAGTGGTCCGACTGGTGGCCCTGCAGATCCAG GCCTTGAAGGAGGACTTTCCTCTCAGTCATGTGATCTCGCCTTTCACCAATCAAGAGAGGCGAGAGGGGATGCTCCTCAATCTGCTCATTCCATTTGTGCTCACTGTGGGCTCTGGAAGTAAAG ACAGTCCTCACCTGGAGCCACCTGAGATCTTCTTGCTGCTGCAGACGGTCATCAACATTCTCCTGCCTCCCCGGATCATCTCCACCTCACGCACCAAGAACTTCATGCTGGATGCTTCTCCGGCTCACTGTTCCACTCCAGGTGACACGGGGAAAGATCTGCGCCGTGAGGGTTTAGCTGAGTCCACCGGCCAGGCTGCATATCTGG ctctgaaggtggtCTTGGTTTGCTTTGAGCGCGCGTTGGGGAACCAGTGGTACCGACTTAGCCTACAGGTAAAAGAGATGGCTCTGAGAAAAGTGGGCGGTTTGGCGTTTTGGGACTTTATTGACTTCATTGTCCGGACCCGTATCCCGATCTTTGTCCTGCTCAGACCTTTCATCCAGTGCAAG TTGTTGACCCAGCCAGCAGATTCCCAGGAGGAGATAACAGCACGGCACCACATCGCCGACCAGCTGGAGCGGCGCTTCATCCCACGTCCTCTCTGCAAGAGCTCCCTGTTTGCCGAGTTCAACAATGAGCTCAAGATCCTCAAAGAGGCCGTTCACAGTGGCTCCG CCTATCAGGGCAAGACGTCCATCAGCACTGTGGGGACGTCCACGTCAGCGTATCGCCTCAGTCTGGCCACAATGTCGCGGTCCAACACGGGCACGGGCACCGTCTGGGAACAGGACAGTCAGCCTTCACGCCAGCCTTCGCAAGACACTCTCAGCCGCACTGATGAGGACGATGAAGAGA ATGATTCCGTGAGTATTCCCAGTGTGGTGAGCGAGCACGACGCCTTCTTGCCTCAGGTGATCACGCAGCGCCGTTTCTCCAGCCACGCCACCGGCTCGGTAGCCCCGCAGCCCGAAGCCCACCGCACCACAATGCTGCCAAGCCACAG TGAACCCAATGTGCTAGATGAGTCCCAGGGCCTTCTGCAGGAGGGTAACCTCTCTAG GGTTGCCAGCGTGCAGAGTGAACCAGGCCAGCAGAACCTTCTGATCCAGCCACCATTGGGACGGAAACGAGGCCTCAGACAG CTGCGTCGCCCCCTGTTGTCCATCCCAAAAAATGAACCACGCGGCCGATCGGGAGCGCGGCTCTCGACGACCCGCCGGAGCATCCAGCCCAAGAACAAACCACTTG AAACTTTATTGGACTGTGAAG CTCACGGAGACCAAAAGAGATCCGTCACCTTTACGGAGAGTCCAGGACAGCAGCCGCCCACTCCCAGCTCTGCGGAGCCTCCGGCTGAAGGCAGCAAAGCCAGTCCTGCCTTTTCAAAGTCCCCAACCCTGGAGGTGCCATCGGCTTCATCGGCCACGGTCACTGCGGACCTGCACACTCCTGCCATCTCACAG GTCATTCCTACCATAAGCagcaaggagaagagagagcagTGGGGCCTCCGGAGCAGCCTCTCGCCTCCACCCTCTATATCCCGCCCCTCCACTCCAACGCCCCCATCCCGTACCTGCTCCCCTCTGCCCCTTTCCCGGACCTGCTCCCCTCTGCCCCTTTCCCGGACCTGCTCCCCTCTTGTCTTATCccgcacctcctctcctctgcccccacccctccccgtGCTGGGCACAGCGCCCGCGCcgggtcctcctcctgctcctccactgcCTCCCCCAGTCCCTTTCCTCCCTCCGCCCCAACCGGGCCGCAGAGGCTCAGGGAGAGCCCCGGAGACGAAGAGACGACGGCGCTTCTGCCTCGCAGCGCCAACCTGCTGCATCTGA